From one Malus sylvestris chromosome 1, drMalSylv7.2, whole genome shotgun sequence genomic stretch:
- the LOC126617223 gene encoding receptor-like protein EIX1, whose product MVNAEISDSIPDKFWDLSSSLLDLNLSMNQIHGKLPNLSTKNSNFFSFDLSSNLLDGPLPPFPSNVSILRLSKNMFSGPLSSFCETESPNFFDLDLSHNQLSGELPSCWMQFQGQQTFGRIAFFGELYRIKSC is encoded by the exons ATGGTTAATGCTGAGATTTCGGATTCTATACCTGATAAGTTTTGGGATCTGTCTTCCAGCTTACTCGATTTAAACCTATCGATGAACCAAATCCATGGAAAGTTGCCAAATCTATCAACAAAAAACTCcaacttcttttcttttgacTTGTCATCTAATCTCTTGGACGGCCCACTTCCACCATTTCCTTCAAATGTATCCATCCTGCGTCTCTCCAAAAACATGTTTTCAGGACCCTTATCTTCCTTTTGTGAAACAGAATCTCCAAACTTCTTTGATCTAGACCTTTCTCACAATCAGCTATCTGGTGAACTTCCTAGTTGTTGGATGCAGTTTCAAG GACAACAAACTTTCGGGAGAATTGCCTTCTTTGGAGAACTTTACAGAATTAAGAGTTGTTGA